TAAAATGGGCCTAATATGAGCCCACGATTAGTAATTAGctcaaaatcatatatatttgacTTTGTATTGGTCAACGATTATTTGAACACTGCAACTCTCAACTCTTAAGCGCACAACATCAAGGGAGACAACAGAGATTCGAAAGAAGGTAGCAACTAAgttctcaaaaaataaaaaagaagtttACAAAGATTCGATTGATATTTGCTCATATGTTTGAAGGAGGAAAGGCTGCTTTATTTAAGGGGCTTTTCAGGGCTGCGATGGTGTTGGAGATGTTGGAGGCTTCAAGTCAGGGTACTGCAAACAAAAATAGTGATGAAGAAAAACATTACATTACAAAAACTCATGATGTTTCAGGAGAATGTAGAAACATTACCGATGCATATGGTGAGAGAGGTCTTGAATAAGCTTTTGGTTTCTCTTCTGTTTTGGCTGGTTCTGTGATTACTTGTTCAGTGGCTGGCTCTGAAGTTACTTGTGCAGTAGCGGCTTCCATCACCGGCTCTGAGTTTACTTGTGCAGGGGCAGCGGCTTTGATAGCTGGCGCTACCTCTGGCTCAGGTTCTGGCTTCTCCACAGTGGTGGTTGTAGCTGCTTCTGCTGCTACTGCTGCAGGTGCAGGAAGAGCTTTGCTGCTTGTCGATGGAGGAAGAAGAGCCTTTCCTATGTCCTGTGTTAAATTCAATGTTTGAGTTATCTATATAAACGGTTTTTTCATTACTAATGTAGATATCTAAATTTTAGTTACCTTTAATTCATCAACAAGTTCTTTAGGTGCAACCTTTGTGTTCAAGAACTCATCCACTTGTTTTAGAGTTTGCTTTCGGTCCTGTCAACAATATAGATGGAATAGAACCATCAACAACATATCACCACTTCCGAGATATAGAGGTAAAGGTGTGTAAGAACTTACCTCAGCAAATAGAAGTTTCTTGCCTGCAAGCTGAACAAGCGCAGCTGAACCTAGTAGTTGGAGTATGGTTTCAATCTGCAAGAGATAACATTTTAATTACCAGCATCTTCTGGAGacaagaagaataaagagataaAACTGAGAAACAAAACCTCTGTAAATGCTAAAGCACTTAAACCAGCAGCAGCAGCTACTCCAATAGCAACAGATACACCATCAGCACTCTCCTGCACGTTTATTACGCTTCTCCCCTTTTATTAATCACTTCTTATTAGGGATATATATCCCGCATCGGAAATTCTAAGGGaccttaagtaatatataaagggttatgATCAATCAActaatcaccaattggttttaagttggaagtccataataaacccgaatctaacagTGTACTTACGCCAAATACACCGCTGATACTATCAGTCAAATTGCTCAAATCAAAACTGAGACTCTTCTTTGGCTCTATCCAAGGCAATCCGCTATTctgcaaatcaaatccaaaaaaaCATCACAATCCTGAATAATTTGAGCATAAATAAACTTGGAGATAGCAAACATTGTAGGATGAGAAGGAGAGAAGCACACACCAACCACCCTCTAGGTCCCTCTGCACCATCTTTAACAGCGTACGCAGATTTGAATCCATTAAGGGACACCAGTTCAGCAACAAGCTCGGAGTTTCCATCAAACCTGGCTTCCCATTCAAACACTTATGATCATCACTCACTACTCTAAGTTTGAATGAATGTACCTATAAACAAAGAGACTTACTTGTCAAGAATGAACAATGTGGTGTTCTCAGGATCTTTAAACTTCAAGGAAAGCTTCTTCAAGAAACCATCCTTGTCTTCTCCGTTATAAACAACCGAAACCGTCTTTTTACCTAAACCTTTGATATTAGGACTGCCCACTTGTCTGGAATCAGCAGCGGCTCTTATGTCAAGCAGCTGAGCAGTTTCATCAGTGCCCAGCTTGGTGTAAGCATTCTTAGCAGACTCAACTCCAAAGGATTTAGGCTTCTTGTTCAGAACCTGAGAGAGAACAAAGGGGACAGCAAATGCAGCAACTCCACCGGCGATCACCAGAGGGTTGTCAGTGACGAAACTTGATATACCATCGATAAAGCCGTCTGAGTCAAACGATGAAGGAGAGGTCACAGATTGTTGCAGAGCTTCCTCGTAGGTCAGAGACTTCGCAGGAGCTGTTGCACTGCTTAGGACAGAGGTTAGAAGCGCTAATCCGCCGTTGAAGCTCCTGAAGAAGCTTTCTTGGGAGATTGGTTTTGGCGTCTTTGGTGGAAAGAGGCTAGGGAGCGAGAAGGGTCGTCGTGGTTCTGATCTTTTGTCGGATAGAACTGACATAGGACTGAAGCTAGCGGTTTTCAAAGCTTCCATGGCTCTTATCTCTCTCCTTCTACACCAAGAATTGCCCTCTCTGTGTATCAGCAAATTTCTTAGAGAGATTAGAAGAACAAGTGGAAAAGAAGTGTGAGGACAAGCGTGGAGCAGTTTCTAGTAAGCTGACGTGGGCTGTGTAATCAATATTACCCACTGCTTGATTGACACGTCACGCTTTTGGATGAGATGACTCTTGATCATGTCTTGGGTGTAAGAATAGAGCATAGTAAACTTTTACGGTCCTAAAGTGCATGTTACATTGTGTGGTCAATACTCAGTAGAAGCCTTAACATATTTACCAAAACGCCCTTTATCAAAACACTCGAAAGAAGAGAGAGACCAAACTACAAGATGTTTCTCAGCCGTTCTCTCACGGCGGCAAGCGTAAGAAACAGTGACTGAAACGACATCGTTTGCTGTGAaagatgattttgtttttttggtagcGTTAATTCCATTTCTACCCTCCCGTTTGCTCTAGTATTACGTTCAAGACCTATAAGATAATATCAGAGTCGTCAGAGAGATGCTTCAAGGTTTTATGACTTCCATCGTTAAACCCCAATCTCAATCTAAGGAAGAACATATCCTTCTGCACAACCTCTTACAACATTCAACCCAATCGAAAAGGTGAGACCTTTCTTCTGCAATTTTTCATTATCATTTCTCAGGCTCACCCAATGGATCCCAAGCTTCTCCTCTCCCCTCACAAACCCTTGTTCGTCTCTTGCAACGAAAGACCTCACCTTTCTATCAAATCCCGTTTCCCCACATCCACTATTCAATCCGCCGCAACCTCTCAGTTCATGGGCGAAGCTTTGATTCTGGGGAACAAGTACACGTTCAGAACCCCTCCTCCTCGTAAAACCCTCGAGCCAGTGAGAGCTGCCGTGAAGAGAAGGAAAGAGCTCACATTCGACAACGTCGTCCAACGAGACAAGAAACTCAAACTCGTCCTCAACATCAGGAAGATCCTCGTCAGCCAGCCCGACAGGACCATGTCCCTCAGAGGGCTAGGCAAGTACAGGAGAGACCTAGGTTTGAAGAAACGCCGCCGTTTCATAGCCCTCCTTAGAAAATACCCAGGCGTGTTTGAGATAGTCGAGGAAGGAGCTTACTCCTTAAGGTTCAAGATGACGCCTGAGGCTGAGAGGCTTTACCTCGAGGAGATGAAGATCAAGAACGAGCTTGAGGATGTTTTGGTCGTTAAGCTGAGGAAGCTTGTGATGATGTCTGTTGACAAGAGGATACTCCTGGAGATGATATCTCATCTCAGGACTGATCTGGGGCTTCCTTTGGAGTTTCGCGACACTATTTGTCAGCGTTATCCTCAGTACTTCCGCGTGGTGCCGACACCTAGAGGGCCTGCTTTGGAGCTGACTCATTGGGATCCTGAGCTTGCTGTGTCGGCTGCTGAGTTATCTGAGGATGATAAAATGGCTAGAGAGTCTGAAGAGAGGAACTTGATCATCGATAGACCGGCTAAGTTCAATAGAGTTAACCTACCGAGGGGTTTGAATCTTTCCAAGAGTGAGACTAGGAAGATATCTCAGTTCCGTGACATGGCTTACATATCTCCTTACAAGGACTTCTCTCACTTGAGGTCGGGGACGCTGGAGAAAGAGAAGCATGCTTGTGGGGTGATTCACGAGCTTTTGAGTTTGACGACTGAGAAGAGGACGTTGGTTGATCACTTGACGCATTTCCGTGAGGAGTTTAGATTCTCGCAGCAGCTGAGAGGGATGATTATAAGGCACCCTGATCTGTTCTATGTGTCTTTGAAAGGGGAGAGGGATTCTGTTTTCTTGAGGGAGGCGTATAGGAACTCTGAGTTGATTGATAAAGATCCTTTGACTCTCGTGAAGGAGAAGATGCGGGGGCTTGTGTCTGTACCGAGGTTCCCAAGAAGAGGAGGACCAAGGAAAGTTAACGAAGAGGTTGATGGAAGCGATGCAGAAggtgaggaggaagaagaaagtgatggtgatgatgatgatgaagagtgGTCTGATGTGGATGGTTACTTGGAAGGTGCGGATGGTGgtggagatgatgatgaaggtGACTGGagtgatgaagaaggagaagatgatgtGCCTCCTAactttgatgatgatgaagacagTGTGAAGATTGGATTGAGTCCTTCAAGTAGTCCTAGAAAGAAGAAGGATCTCACTCCTGTGTTCCCTGACGGTACTCCAAGAGAAAAGTGGTAGATCATATCATTACAGAGCTAGttcaatggaaaaaaaaactgtttactTTGTCTTTGTATCATTATTCTTGAAGATGAAACACTAATCATAAGCTTTTGTATGTTGTTTCTTTGTTGTTAGAACATTTTTGAGAATGTCAAATTGCTTTCTGCAACGAatttaaaaacacataaaacGCTGCGTTTTGAGGTTCTGTTGAAATAAATCGGATAAGACTTATCAAAACTAAACCCGCCAAGAAAACAGAGTGTTCCAATGGAGAATCTCTCTGCAACTCTCCGCCATTGTTACACTTCCTTCTCTCTTCATAAACCAAACCGTAGATATCTTATAAACCCACTTAAGTATAATCAATCTTCGACGTGCTGTTCTCTGGACATCAAGCATGCGTCGTCCGAGTCTTTACCAACCTCTGTTTCTCTGGCCTTATCATCTTCAAGCTCGGAACTTTTCTCCCATTCGTTAACGGAGCTAAACAGATGCAATGATTTGGCTTCTGTTAAAGCTACTCATGCTCGATTTATCAGGACGTTCGATCGATTCGACTTGGAGAGCTTGATCTCTAGTTACCTTGAACTCGGAGAATTAGGGTACGCGAGTACTATCTTCTTCATGGGTTTCCCTCGGAATCAAGTTTCATGGATGGGTTTCTTGGGAGAAGTCGAGAGTTTCGGATTAGAGAAGCATAGGGTCTTAGAGGAGTTTGTTCAGCTACAGAGTAAAGGAGTAAACTTTGATGAAGTAGTTCTCGCTATGGTGTTAAAAATCTGTTCTGTTCTGATGAATGAGCTTCTGGGTTTTACTATTCATGGAGGTTTGATCAAGAGAGGGGTTGTTAGAGACACACGAGTGGTTTCTGCGTTGATGGGTTTCTATGGAAGATGTGTGAGCTCGGATGTCGCCAacaaggtgttcgatgaaatgacTGAAAGAGATGATCTTGCGTGGAACGAGATTATGATGGTGAACTTGAGGAGTGGGGAGTGGGAGAAGGCTGTGAAGCTGTTCAGAGAGATGCTGTTTTGTGCTGCAAAGGTTTACGATGGAACGATGGTTAAGCTTTTGCAAGTTTGTAGTAGTAAAGGAAGGTTAGCAGAAGGGAGACAGATTCATGGGTATGTTCTGAGACTTGGGTTTGAAGCAAACGTCTCGGTGTGTAACTCTTTGATTGTCATGTACTCAAGGAACGGCGAGGTTGAATCATCCAGGAAGGTTTTCGATTCGATGAAAGACAGGGATTTGTCTTCTTGGAACTCGATTATATCGAGTTATACTGCATTTGGTTATGTAGATGATGCCATGGCTCTCCTGGAGGAGATGGAGAGATGTGGTTTCAAACCAGATATAGTGACATGGAACTCTCTTTTGTCAGGCCAAGGCTTATACAAAGGTGCCATTGCGATATTGAAGAGAATGCAAGTTTCTGGTCTGAAGCCAAACTCCACCTCCATAACTAGTCTTCTTCAAGCCGTTGCTGAACCGGGACTTCTTAGTCTCGGGAAAGCAATTCACGGATATGTAATAAGAAACCAGCTTTGCTACGATGTGTATGTAGAAACCACATTGATCGACATGTATGTTAAAACTGGCTGCTTACCCTACGCCCGGATGGCTTTTGATACAATAGATGAGAAGAAGAACATTGTTGCTTGGAACTCACTCATCTCTGGAC
The nucleotide sequence above comes from Brassica napus cultivar Da-Ae chromosome A9, Da-Ae, whole genome shotgun sequence. Encoded proteins:
- the LOC106365641 gene encoding rhodanese-like domain-containing protein 4, chloroplastic, translating into MEALKTASFSPMSVLSDKRSEPRRPFSLPSLFPPKTPKPISQESFFRSFNGGLALLTSVLSSATAPAKSLTYEEALQQSVTSPSSFDSDGFIDGISSFVTDNPLVIAGGVAAFAVPFVLSQVLNKKPKSFGVESAKNAYTKLGTDETAQLLDIRAAADSRQVGSPNIKGLGKKTVSVVYNGEDKDGFLKKLSLKFKDPENTTLFILDKFDGNSELVAELVSLNGFKSAYAVKDGAEGPRGWLNSGLPWIEPKKSLSFDLSNLTDSISGVFGESADGVSVAIGVAAAAGLSALAFTEIETILQLLGSAALVQLAGKKLLFAEDRKQTLKQVDEFLNTKVAPKELVDELKDIGKALLPPSTSSKALPAPAAVAAEAATTTTVEKPEPEPEVAPAIKAAAPAQVNSEPVMEAATAQVTSEPATEQVITEPAKTEEKPKAYSRPLSPYASYPDLKPPTSPTPSQP
- the LOC106365735 gene encoding protein WHAT'S THIS FACTOR 1 homolog, chloroplastic; translated protein: MDPKLLLSPHKPLFVSCNERPHLSIKSRFPTSTIQSAATSQFMGEALILGNKYTFRTPPPRKTLEPVRAAVKRRKELTFDNVVQRDKKLKLVLNIRKILVSQPDRTMSLRGLGKYRRDLGLKKRRRFIALLRKYPGVFEIVEEGAYSLRFKMTPEAERLYLEEMKIKNELEDVLVVKLRKLVMMSVDKRILLEMISHLRTDLGLPLEFRDTICQRYPQYFRVVPTPRGPALELTHWDPELAVSAAELSEDDKMARESEERNLIIDRPAKFNRVNLPRGLNLSKSETRKISQFRDMAYISPYKDFSHLRSGTLEKEKHACGVIHELLSLTTEKRTLVDHLTHFREEFRFSQQLRGMIIRHPDLFYVSLKGERDSVFLREAYRNSELIDKDPLTLVKEKMRGLVSVPRFPRRGGPRKVNEEVDGSDAEGEEEEESDGDDDDEEWSDVDGYLEGADGGGDDDEGDWSDEEGEDDVPPNFDDDEDSVKIGLSPSSSPRKKKDLTPVFPDGTPREKW
- the LOC106365734 gene encoding pentatricopeptide repeat-containing protein At4g01030, mitochondrial-like gives rise to the protein MENLSATLRHCYTSFSLHKPNRRYLINPLKYNQSSTCCSLDIKHASSESLPTSVSLALSSSSSELFSHSLTELNRCNDLASVKATHARFIRTFDRFDLESLISSYLELGELGYASTIFFMGFPRNQVSWMGFLGEVESFGLEKHRVLEEFVQLQSKGVNFDEVVLAMVLKICSVLMNELLGFTIHGGLIKRGVVRDTRVVSALMGFYGRCVSSDVANKVFDEMTERDDLAWNEIMMVNLRSGEWEKAVKLFREMLFCAAKVYDGTMVKLLQVCSSKGRLAEGRQIHGYVLRLGFEANVSVCNSLIVMYSRNGEVESSRKVFDSMKDRDLSSWNSIISSYTAFGYVDDAMALLEEMERCGFKPDIVTWNSLLSGQGLYKGAIAILKRMQVSGLKPNSTSITSLLQAVAEPGLLSLGKAIHGYVIRNQLCYDVYVETTLIDMYVKTGCLPYARMAFDTIDEKKNIVAWNSLISGLSYAGLVQDAEGLMSKMEKEGGIKPDAVTWNSLVYGYASCGKTEKALGVIEKMKRNKVEPNVVSWTAILSGCSKNGNFRIALKVFITMQEEGVSPNSATISTLLRVLACLSLLHSGKEVHCFCLKNNLIGDAYVATALVDMYTRSGDLRSASELFWGIENKPLASWNCMIMGHAMLGQGQEGIAVFNKMLEAGMEPDAITFTSVLSVCKNSGLVSEGWEYFDLMRFRYAVTPSIEHCSCMVDMLGRSGYLDEAWDFIQTMPMKPDATIWGAFLSSCKIHRDVELAEVAWKRLQALEPHNSANYMMMINLYSDLKRWEGVERIRDSMRSQRVRVQDLWSWIQIDQRVHVFYAEGEAHPDEGEIYFELYKLVSEMKRSGYVPDTRCIHQNVSEAEKEKLLMGHTEKLAMTYGLIRKRGSDPIRVVKNTSICSDCHTVAKYITVLRNREIVLQEGSRIHHFKEGKCSCNDSW